In one Pseudomonas fitomaticsae genomic region, the following are encoded:
- a CDS encoding DUF2790 domain-containing protein: MKALLVLALSSLCATAMADEVPTDVAQQQPAIEEYTYSTHLDIAKVVSMSEVPNVCEVVPMKMEYDDSTGQRHILRYSVMGNGCTN, from the coding sequence ATGAAAGCTTTATTGGTTCTGGCCCTCAGCAGTCTGTGCGCAACCGCCATGGCAGACGAGGTCCCGACTGATGTCGCACAGCAACAACCGGCCATCGAGGAATACACTTACTCCACTCACCTGGACATCGCTAAAGTTGTATCGATGAGCGAAGTTCCGAATGTCTGCGAAGTGGTTCCGATGAAAATGGAGTACGACGACTCCACCGGCCAGCGCCACATCCTGCGTTACAGCGTGATGGGTAACGGCTGCACCAATTGA
- a CDS encoding ribonucleotide-diphosphate reductase subunit beta: MLSWDEFDKEDSEVAVKGANAGHATEANMDRLDSAGGAAALEARAVTAEDSAAVARAKAALDSLDVAEGLAELEGSAARVAVDEKRMINCRADLNQLVPFKYDWAWQKYLDGCANHWMPQEVNMTADIALWKNPEGLTDDERRIVMRNLGFFSTADSLVANNLALAVYRLITNPECRQYILRQAFEEAIHTHAYQYCIESLGMDEGEIFNMYHEIPSVAKKAAWGLKYTRAISDPEFNTGTVETDKELLRNLIAYYCVLEGIFFYCGFTQILSMGRRNKMTGVAEQFQYILRDESMHLNFGIDVINQIKIENPHLWDAEMKEEASQMILQGTQLEIEYARDTMPRGVLGMNAAMMEDYLKFIANRRLSQIGLKEEYPGTTNPFPWMSEIMDLKKEKNFFETRVIEYQTGGALSWD, encoded by the coding sequence ATGCTGAGCTGGGACGAATTCGACAAAGAAGACAGTGAAGTAGCAGTAAAAGGCGCCAACGCCGGCCACGCTACCGAAGCCAACATGGACCGCCTCGACAGCGCCGGCGGTGCCGCCGCCCTCGAAGCCCGCGCCGTGACCGCCGAAGACTCGGCCGCCGTGGCCCGCGCCAAGGCTGCACTGGATTCCCTCGACGTCGCCGAAGGCCTCGCCGAACTCGAAGGCTCCGCCGCCCGTGTCGCCGTTGACGAAAAGCGCATGATCAACTGCCGCGCCGACCTCAACCAGCTCGTGCCATTCAAGTACGACTGGGCCTGGCAGAAATACCTGGACGGCTGCGCAAACCACTGGATGCCGCAAGAAGTCAACATGACCGCCGACATCGCCCTCTGGAAAAACCCGGAAGGCCTGACCGACGACGAGCGCCGCATCGTGATGCGCAACCTCGGCTTCTTCTCCACCGCCGACTCCCTGGTTGCCAACAACCTGGCCCTGGCCGTGTACCGCCTGATCACCAACCCGGAATGCCGCCAGTACATCCTGCGCCAGGCCTTCGAAGAGGCGATCCACACCCACGCCTACCAGTACTGCATCGAATCGCTGGGCATGGATGAAGGCGAGATCTTCAACATGTACCACGAGATCCCGTCGGTCGCGAAAAAAGCCGCCTGGGGCCTGAAATACACCCGCGCCATCTCCGACCCGGAATTCAACACCGGCACCGTCGAAACCGACAAAGAGCTGCTGCGCAACCTGATCGCCTACTACTGCGTTCTGGAAGGCATCTTCTTCTACTGCGGCTTCACCCAGATCCTCTCCATGGGCCGCCGCAACAAAATGACCGGCGTCGCCGAGCAGTTCCAGTACATCCTGCGCGACGAATCCATGCACCTGAACTTCGGCATCGACGTGATCAACCAGATCAAAATCGAAAACCCACACCTGTGGGATGCCGAAATGAAGGAAGAAGCCTCGCAGATGATCCTGCAGGGCACTCAGCTGGAAATCGAATACGCGCGTGACACCATGCCTCGCGGTGTGTTGGGTATGAATGCTGCGATGATGGAGGACTACCTGAAGTTCATCGCTAACCGTCGCCTGTCGCAGATCGGTTTGAAGGAAGAGTACCCAGGGACCACTAACCCGTTTCCTTGGATGAGCGAGATCATGGACTTGAAGAAAGAGAAGAATTTCTTTGAGACTCGTGTGATTGAGTATCAGACTGGTGGGGCGTTGAGCTGGGATTAA